A genomic region of Ignavibacteria bacterium contains the following coding sequences:
- a CDS encoding site-specific DNA-methyltransferase has protein sequence MIKLLDELKNVLCQREDLIIDNSIAKNKIIELALKDDSDLIKLLLTNDLIKNHFFLDVDGVLIFLKDKFIKFISTKAFLPDSYTAFKNKIGLIDEKGEFISEKKEVVLSWPYKDCVLEGGMTKEDQKRDEIFWNEILAPDEISRLLDPKVFTNAKRINEKGEHKFDGFKTDEKGDIKDNLIIKGNNLLVLHSLKKRFAGKVKLIYIDPPFNTGNDSFNYNDRFNHSSWLTFMKNRLEIARNMLSTDGNIFIHIDINESHYLKTLCDEIFDRNNFVEEIIWSYGSPSGGRAAGAKPVNIHNYILHYAKNYKNRKQNKVFTPYSEKYIEDWFKFTDKDGRRYQRRMRGRDEKGNIIWEKQYLDESKGVPLTTVWDDIKQVYADPRAYKENQAKYTELIREFSGQKPEALIKRILDMASDEGDLVLDFFAGTGTTGAVAHKTKRQFILVEQMDEQVDILIKRLKKTIAGDQAGISREVNWQGGGDFVYLELMKWNENFADEIKKAKTKEELKKLWEIMKEKAFLSYKVDIKAIDEHAKDFDDLSIEDQKRFLYECLDKNHWYVNYTEIDDETYQVSEEDKKLNREFYGG, from the coding sequence ATGATAAAACTTTTAGATGAATTAAAAAATGTTCTTTGCCAGAGAGAAGATTTAATAATTGATAACTCAATTGCAAAAAACAAAATAATTGAGTTAGCTCTTAAAGATGACAGTGATTTAATAAAATTATTACTGACAAATGATTTAATAAAAAATCATTTCTTCTTAGATGTTGATGGGGTTTTAATATTCTTAAAAGATAAATTCATTAAGTTTATATCTACAAAAGCATTCCTGCCTGATTCTTATACAGCTTTTAAAAATAAGATTGGTTTAATAGATGAGAAGGGGGAATTTATAAGCGAAAAGAAGGAGGTAGTTTTATCCTGGCCTTATAAGGATTGTGTTTTAGAAGGTGGAATGACAAAAGAAGATCAAAAGAGAGATGAAATTTTCTGGAACGAAATTTTAGCCCCAGATGAAATCAGCCGTTTGCTTGACCCGAAGGTCTTTACAAACGCAAAGAGAATTAATGAAAAAGGTGAGCACAAATTTGATGGATTTAAAACTGATGAAAAAGGAGATATTAAAGATAACTTGATTATTAAAGGCAACAATCTTTTAGTCCTTCATTCCCTTAAAAAGCGCTTTGCTGGAAAAGTAAAATTGATTTACATTGATCCACCATTCAATACAGGGAATGACAGTTTTAACTATAATGATAGATTCAACCATTCTTCTTGGTTAACATTTATGAAAAATAGACTTGAGATAGCCAGGAATATGCTATCAACGGATGGTAACATTTTTATTCATATTGACATTAATGAATCACACTATCTTAAAACGTTGTGTGATGAGATTTTTGATCGTAATAATTTTGTTGAAGAGATAATATGGTCATATGGCTCACCCTCGGGTGGCCGAGCAGCAGGCGCTAAACCGGTAAATATTCATAATTATATACTCCATTACGCAAAAAATTACAAAAATAGAAAGCAGAATAAGGTATTTACTCCTTATTCAGAAAAGTATATTGAGGATTGGTTTAAATTTACCGATAAAGACGGTCGGCGTTATCAACGTCGCATGCGAGGAAGAGATGAAAAGGGAAATATAATTTGGGAAAAACAGTATCTTGATGAAAGCAAAGGAGTACCGCTTACAACTGTATGGGATGATATAAAACAAGTTTATGCTGATCCACGTGCATACAAAGAAAACCAAGCTAAGTATACTGAACTGATACGTGAATTTTCTGGTCAAAAACCAGAAGCTCTGATAAAAAGAATTTTAGATATGGCATCAGACGAAGGTGATTTGGTTTTAGATTTTTTTGCCGGTACCGGAACTACAGGAGCAGTGGCTCACAAAACCAAAAGACAGTTTATTTTAGTAGAGCAAATGGATGAACAAGTAGATATTTTAATAAAGCGATTAAAGAAAACTATTGCCGGCGATCAGGCCGGAATTTCAAGAGAGGTTAATTGGCAGGGCGGAGGTGATTTCGTCTATTTAGAACTAATGAAATGGAATGAAAACTTTGCTGATGAAATTAAAAAAGCAAAAACGAAAGAAGAGTTAAAAAAATTATGGGAGATAATGAAAGAAAAAGCATTCTTGAGTTATAAAGTTGATATAAAAGCAATAGACGAACACGCAAAAGATTTTGATGATTTATCCATTGAAGACCAAAAGAGATTTTTGTATGAATGTTTAGATAAAAATCACTGGTATGTAAACTATACTGAAATTGATGATGAAACTTATCAAGTGTCGGAAGAGGATAAAAAGTTAAATAGGGAGTTTTATGGGGGATAA
- a CDS encoding ATP-binding protein: MGNELHLPWNNDTLEQLLLKIIKIGETTKVDFKKTLNLETYDQKAELLKDISALANTYDENYFDYGFIILGVEQNQFIGVNFQQKVDNLQSQIDDLIKTYIAPFIKTHVLTFTNDNKILGVIVVPPTRNAPHVFIRDIGNKHRGDIYVRRGTITEKALPEDFALFFRHHLEEYTYTMRQEIKDIQLNIEKIKKDLFDIKSSRISGTVEENTDKADESLERKSKPHRQKSTSLIQEIEKTFASEEDPIKYGLIKEAKKIQSFLETNFIPWDLQVPSKEGGKKLFSTIEKEAETYWIALSKILIRDDKGKYDEAIIQSLGYLARYYEPPSGITFTHLGQNIRYYPLVVSLYIIFIIGAFKKKLSLLKAISNIELMSRSVYSEPLSIAYSLFFIRIAGDIFQTQHENYPNSRWCEPVASYIKILIDQKVYIDDYIWDKDANFYIGEFLLSLLPLDIIDQNTSKQINRMPSSGLYIYTSSAIPSIRRFLRNERSWIEKIFNRPFGDILKDFDETAIKNTNILCTAAGFVSGAFKSAFPEMRELKN; encoded by the coding sequence ATGGGTAACGAATTACATTTACCCTGGAATAACGATACACTTGAGCAGTTGCTTCTTAAAATTATTAAAATAGGTGAAACAACTAAGGTTGATTTTAAAAAAACATTAAATCTTGAAACTTATGATCAAAAAGCAGAATTATTGAAAGATATTTCTGCTTTAGCAAATACATATGACGAAAATTACTTTGATTATGGGTTTATTATTTTGGGGGTAGAACAAAATCAATTTATCGGTGTAAATTTTCAACAAAAAGTTGATAATTTACAGTCTCAAATTGATGATCTTATAAAAACTTATATTGCGCCCTTTATAAAGACACATGTTTTAACATTTACTAATGATAATAAAATATTGGGAGTAATTGTAGTTCCACCGACAAGGAATGCACCACATGTTTTTATTAGAGACATTGGTAATAAACATCGTGGTGATATTTATGTTCGCAGAGGAACTATAACAGAAAAAGCTTTACCAGAGGATTTCGCTCTATTCTTTAGACATCATCTTGAAGAATATACCTACACAATGCGACAGGAAATAAAAGATATTCAGTTAAATATTGAGAAAATAAAAAAAGATTTATTTGATATAAAAAGTAGTAGAATTTCAGGGACGGTTGAAGAAAATACTGATAAAGCCGATGAGTCATTAGAAAGAAAAAGTAAACCGCACAGACAAAAATCTACTTCCTTAATACAAGAAATTGAAAAAACTTTTGCTTCCGAAGAAGATCCTATAAAATATGGCTTAATAAAAGAGGCAAAAAAAATACAGTCTTTTCTTGAGACTAATTTTATCCCATGGGATCTTCAGGTTCCGTCAAAAGAGGGAGGCAAGAAACTTTTTTCTACTATTGAAAAAGAAGCAGAAACATACTGGATTGCGTTATCAAAAATTCTTATAAGAGATGATAAAGGTAAATACGATGAGGCGATAATTCAATCATTAGGCTATCTTGCTCGTTATTATGAACCGCCATCTGGTATAACATTTACCCATTTAGGACAAAACATTCGTTATTATCCCTTAGTTGTAAGTTTATACATCATTTTTATTATTGGTGCATTTAAAAAGAAATTATCACTATTAAAAGCAATATCTAATATTGAATTAATGAGTCGGTCAGTTTATAGTGAACCTCTTTCTATTGCTTATTCTCTGTTTTTTATACGTATTGCTGGGGATATATTTCAAACACAACACGAAAATTATCCTAACTCTCGGTGGTGCGAACCAGTAGCTAGTTATATAAAAATCTTAATTGATCAAAAAGTTTATATTGATGATTACATCTGGGATAAAGATGCAAATTTTTATATTGGCGAGTTTCTCTTAAGTCTTTTACCTTTAGATATAATAGACCAAAATACCAGCAAACAAATTAATCGTATGCCTTCATCTGGCCTTTATATTTATACCAGTTCTGCTATACCTTCTATTCGTCGATTTTTGAGGAATGAACGTAGTTGGATCGAAAAAATTTTTAATCGTCCATTTGGTGATATTCTAAAAGATTTTGATGAAACGGCAATAAAAAATACAAATATATTATGTACTGCTGCCGGGTTCGTTTCAGGTGCTTTTAAGAGTGCTTTCCCAGAAATGAGAGAATTAAAGAACTAA